The following are encoded together in the Panicum virgatum strain AP13 chromosome 6K, P.virgatum_v5, whole genome shotgun sequence genome:
- the LOC120639296 gene encoding L-lactate dehydrogenase-like has protein sequence MKKASSLSELGFDANGASLGFFRPRDPLLFHPVADGGATPTAHRRRLTKVSVIGAGNVGMAIAQTILTRDLADEIALVDALPDKLRGEMLDLQHATAFLPRTRLVSDTDLAMIRGSDLAIVMAGARQIPGESRFNLLQQNVALFKKIVPVLAEHSPSSEALLLIVSNPVDVLTNVISSGTNLDSFLLAKHLDINAQEVQIALGTPNLVTIFSPTEKHNPLTTKASDDQNVTECYVDASIPSEKLIMGPTPAGLGVVIRLSQHKNHRGVLVKAHVNDPADRLDASALAMQLAVVICERLDLEEVTFLDNQSLVTTLQAHGNSGRRWVVKIPRSANKKAHKLAKQARQSLAGKACEFTRNNKSHAGSCPVLQALHSGQWEEGFSLVSVLCF, from the exons atgaagaaggcttCGTCGCTCTCAGAGCTGGGCTTCGACGCCAACGGCGCTTCCTTGGGCTTCTTCCGCCCCAGGG ATCCGCTACTGTTCCACCCCGTtgccgacggcggcgccacaCCCACGGCGCACCGCCGGAGGTTGACCAAGGTCTCCGTCATCGGCGCCGGCAACGTGGGCATGGCCATCGCGCAGACCATCCTCACGCGCGACCTCGCCGACGAGATTGCGCTGGTGGACGCGCTCCCGGACAAGCTCCGTGGTGAGATGCTGGACCTGCAACATGCCACGGCATTCCTGCCGCGCACGCGCCTCGTCTCCGACACGGATCTGGCCATGATCCGGGGCTCCGACCTGGCCATCGTCATGGCCGGCGCGCGCCAGATCCCCGGGGAGTCGCGGTTCAACCTGCTGCAGCAGAACGTGGCGCTCTTCAAGAAGATCGTGCCGGTGCTGGCGGAGCACTCCCCATCCTCGGAGGCGCTGCTGCTCATCGTCTCTAACCCCGTCGACGTGCTCACCAACGTCATCAGCTCCGGCACCAACCTTGACTCGTTCCTCCTCGCCAAGCACCTCGACATCAACGCGCAGGAAGTGCAG ATAGCGCTTGGGACACCCAACTTGGTAACTATCTTCTCCCCCACCGAGAAGCACAACCCCTTGACGACTAAAGCAAGCGACGACCAGAACGTCACCGAGTGTTACGTTGACGCATCCATACCATCAGAAAAGTTGATCATGGGACCAACCCCAGCTGGTCTGGGTGTGGTCATTCGGCTCTCTCAACACAAAAACCATCGAGGCGTGCTCGTGAAAGCACACGTCAACGACCCGGCCGACCGTCTCGATGCTTCAGCTCTGGCTATGCAGCTTGCTGTTGTCATTTGCGAGCGCTTGGACCTTGAGGAGGTCACGTTCCTGGATAACCAGTCGCTTGTCACAACTCTCCAGGCGCACGGCAACTCGGGCAGAAGATGGGTCGTCAAAATCccaaggagtgccaacaagaaAGCGCACAAGCTCGCCAAACAGGCTCGGCAATCTCTTGCAGGGAAGGCATGCGAGTTTACACGCAACAATAAAAGTCATGCCGGTTCGTGCCCGGTGCTACAGGCGCTCCACAGCGGTCAATGGGAGGAGGGCTTCTCCCTTGTCTCTGTACTGTGCTTCTGA
- the LOC120711166 gene encoding uncharacterized acetyltransferase At3g50280-like: MVIGCHPALQAEAAQERGFIPRKQLPAAFMDGGGVRVVSRRMVRPLTPPPPMANGNGCHPPKAEVEVIHLTPWDLRLISIDYIQKGILLPRPPVSGASLVNALQSSFARALRLFYPFAGRLAAEELGDGTVSVFLRCTGEGAEFVHAVAPGVAAADIVSSLYTPPVVWEFYPLARVLGADAAIGPLPVLAVQVTELADGVFFGMTLNHSVGDGTAFWHFFNTWSEIHRAGGDLRGGLSTPPPVLQRWFHETCPVPIPMPFRKLEHIVKRFERTAVQECFFTFSGASVRKLKARANGEMAMAGTADAAISSLQAVLAHLWRAVCRARRLPPEQGTFYSVVVGCRGRVGGIPPGYVGNAMVFGRAAATAGEIEEKGLGWTAWLLNRAVASFDEASMRESLERWVREPDFTYVGNLSSGGTALVTGSSPRFDVFGNDFGWGKPVAIRSGAGNKVDGKATVFEGPERGGSMSLEVCIAPDALARLVADEEFMDAVSMPGLLTAVRH; this comes from the coding sequence ATGGTTATAGGATGCCATCCAGCATTACAGGCAGAGGCAGCCCAAGAACGCGGCTTCATTCCAAGAAAACAGTTGCCGGCCGCATtcatggacggcggcggcgtccgggtcGTCTCCCGGCGCATGGTGCGCCcgttgacgccgccgccgccgatggcgaACGGCAACGGCTGCCATCCACCCAAGGCGGAGGTCGAGGTGATCCACCTCACGCCCTGGGACCTACGCCTCATCAGCATCGACTACATCCAGAAGGGCATCCTCCTGCCCAGGCCTCCGGTCTCCGGCGCCAGCCTCGTCAACGCCCTCCAGTCCTCGTTCGCGCGCGCCCTGCGCCTCTTCTATCCCTTCGccggccggctcgccgccgaggAGCTTGGCGACGGCACCGTGTCCGTCTTCCTGCGGTGCACCGGCGAGGGCGCCGAGTTCGTGCACGCCGTGGCGCCGGgggtcgccgccgcggacaTCGTCTCCTCGCTCTACACGCCGCCCGTAGTCTGGGAGTTCTACCCGCTGGCACGGGTTctcggcgccgacgccgccatcGGACCGCTCCCCGTGCTGGCCGTCCAGGTCACCGAGCTCGCCGACGGCGTGTTCTTCGGCATGACCTTGAACCACTCCGTCGGCGACGGCACCGCCTTCTGGCACTTCTTCAACACCTGGTCGGAGATCCACCGAGCCGGCGGCGACCTGCGCGGCGGtctctccacgccgccgccggtgctccAGCGGTGGTTCCACGAGACCTGCCCCGTGCCGATCCCCATGCCATTCCGCAAGCTGGAGCACATCGTGAAGCGATTCGAGCGCACGGCGGTGCAGGAGTGCTTCTTCACCTTCTCCGGCGCGAGCGTCAGGAAGCTCAAGGCCCGGGCGAACGGCGAGATGGCCATGGCCGGCACGGCCGACGCCGCCATCTCGTCGCTCCAGGCGGTCCTGGCGCACCTCTGGCGCGCCGTGTGCCGCGCCCGGCGCCTGCCGCCGGAGCAGGGCACGTTCTACTCGGTGGTCGTCGGGTGCCGGGGGCGCGTCGGCGGCATCCCCCCGGGCTACGTCGGCAACGCCATGGTGTTCGGCagggcggcggccaccgccggcgagatCGAGGAGAAGGGGCTGGGCTGGACGGCGTGGCTCCTGAACCGCGCCGTGGCGTCGTTCGACGAGGCGAGCATGAGGGAGTCGCTGGAGCGGTGGGTCCGGGAGCCGGACTTCACGTACGTGGGCAACCTGTCGTCCGGCGGCACGGCGCTGGTGACGGGGAGCTCGCCGCGGTTTGACGTGTTCGGGAACGACTTCGGGTGGGGGAAGCCGGTGGCCATCCGGAGCGGCGCCGGGAACAAGGTCGACGGCAAGGCGACGGTGTTCGAGGGGCCGGAGCGGGGAGGGAGCATGTCGCTGGAGGTGTGCATCGCGCCGGACGCGCTCGCGAGGCTCGTCGCCGACGAGGAGTTCATGGACGCGGTGAGCATGCCGGGGTTGTTGACCGCCGTGCGGCATTAA
- the LOC120711165 gene encoding uncharacterized acetyltransferase At3g50280-like — translation MHISHCLMASTYSTCDKDRRLAHNTLLQFSYTVMDGGGRVRVVSRRVVRPSTSPLKGEVEVIHLSPLDLRLIRTDSLQKGVLLPKPPVSGAGLVDALASSFSRALDLFYPFAGRLAAEERGDGTVTVSLRCTGEGAELVHALAPGVAAADIVSSVYTPSLVRDELHSFDPARGADAAVEALPLLSVQVTELADGVFVGVTLNHSAADGAALWHFFNTWAEIHRRGGVGASCDLSTPAPVLQRWFLETWPVPIPLPFGKLEDIARQVERATVREAFFTFATASVTELTARANGEIAGTAAAISSLQAVLAHLWRAVCRARRMPPEQGTSYSVLIDCRGRVKGIPPGYVGNAATFGKAEATAGEIEEKGLGWTAWLLNRAEASFDEASVRESATRWVQQPELMFISDLTSAGTAVATGSSSWSDVFGNDFGWGRPVTMRSGAGNKTDGKAAVFEGPERGGGMSLELCLAPDALERLVADEEFMDAVSLPA, via the coding sequence ATGCATATCAGCCATTGCCTAATGGCTAGTACATACTCCACTTGTGACAAGGATCGTCGTCTAGCTCACAACACGTTACTACAATTCAGCTACACAGtcatggacggcggcggccgcgtccgGGTCGTCTCGCGGCGCGTGGTGCGCCCGTCGACGTCGCCGCTCAAGGGGGAGGTCGAGGTGATCCACCTCTCGCCGCTGGACCTACGCCTCATCCGCACCGACTCCCTCCAGAAGGGCGTCCTCCTGCCCAAGCCTCCGgtctccggcgccggcctcgTCGACGCGCTCGCGTCCTCGTTCTCGCGCGCCCTGGACCTGTTCTACCCGTTCGccggccggctcgccgccgaggAGCGCGGCGACGGGACCGTGACGGTGTCCCTGCGGTGCACCGGCGAGGGCGCCGAGCTCGTGCACGCCTTGGCGCCCGGCGTCGCGGCCGCGGACATCGTCTCCTCGGTCTACACGCCGTCGCTGGTCCGGGACGAGCTCCACTCGTTCGACCCGGCTcgcggcgccgacgccgccgtcgaggcgCTCCCCTTGCTGTCCGTGCAGGTCACCGAGCTCGCCGACGGCGTCTTCGTCGGCGTGACGCTGAACCACTCCGCCGCGGACGGCGCCGCGCTCTGGCACTTCTTCAACACCTGGGCGGAGAtccaccgccgcggcggcgtgggcgccaGCTGCGACCtctccacgccggcgccggtgctCCAGCGGTGGTTCCTCGAGACCTGGCCCGTGCCGATCCCTCTGCCGTTCGGCAAGCTGGAGGACATCGCGCGGCAGGTCGAGCGGGCGACGGTGCGGGAGGCCTTCTTCACCTTCGCCACCGCAAGCGTCACCGAGCTCACGGCGCGGGCGAACGGCGAGATCGCCggcacggccgccgccatctcgtCGCTCCAGGCGGTCCTGGCGCACCTCTGGCGAGCCGTGTGCCGCGCGCGGCGTATGCCGCCGGAGCAGGGCACGTCCTACTCCGTCCTCATCGACTGCCGGGGGCGCGTGAAGGGCATCCCGCCGGGGTACGTCGGCAACGCTGCGACGTTCGGCAAGGCggaggccaccgccggcgagatCGAGGAGAAGGGTTTGGGCTGGACGGCGTGGCTGCTGAACCGCGCCGAGGCCTCGTTCGACGAGGCGAGCGTGAGGGAGTCGGCGACGCGGTGGGTCCAGCAGCCGGAGCTCATGTTCATCAGCGACCTCACCTCCGCCGGCACGGCGGTGGCGACCGGGAGCTCGTCGTGGTCCGACGTGTTCGGGAACGACTTCGGGTGGGGCAGGCCGGTGACCatgcggagcggcgcggggaaCAAGACGGACGGCAAGGCGGCGGTGTTCGAGGGGCCGGAGCGGGGAGGGGGCATGTCGCTGGAGCTGTGCTTGGCGCCGGACGCGCTCGAGAGGCTCGTCGCCGACGAGGAGTTCATGGACGCGGTGAGCTTGCCGGCGTGA